One Brienomyrus brachyistius isolate T26 chromosome 24, BBRACH_0.4, whole genome shotgun sequence DNA segment encodes these proteins:
- the LOC125719947 gene encoding kelch-like protein 10, which produces MWSNFISEFLVQKSQKSPYFMLSETPIFLKQVICGLFFRALFASGWNVKGKDEYIIPGISPEAMKLVIDYAYTHSVLVTADNVESLLAAADQLNIPSIMEHCNNFLQDQLCRDNCVGIFIIADVYHLSELRESAFFFMVKNFKQVASSSEEFLQLTVEHLSSLIEKDELNVSQEEVVFDAILRWIAHEPSSRNCHIAVLLPKVRLARLNEEYLMKTVIKNDLVKASKECRRIVSDALKAVYDLDITGPPGSDFENPLTRPRLPSEILLAIGGWTESPASQVTAYDTRADRWADVALEHESPLSYHGSVYLDGFVYCIGGTDGLVCSNSVRRFNPFTRTWDQVAPMQTRRCYVSVAVADGYIYAFGGFDGLTRLNTAERYDPASNSWTFIQPMQERRSDASATTLHGKIYVCGGYNGNTTVQTAECYDPVTEQWTTIAPMRTPRHGVGVISFKDKVYAVGGTFQYRHLRSVEAYDPVTNRWQAVKPMHNTRSNFGIEVIDDLLFVVGGYTGSRTTKVECFDAETGTWYAAQDMCCSRSSLSCCVVPALPSMVE; this is translated from the exons ATGTGGTCGAATTTTATTTCGGAGTTCCTGGTTCAAAAGAGTCAGAAATCACCTTATTTCATGCTCTCTGAAACACCCATATTTCTTAAACAAGTCATATGTGGATTGTTTTTCAGAGCTCTGTTCGCCAGTGGCTGGAACGTGAAGGGGAAAGATGAGTACATcatcccaggcatttccccagaagCCATGAAGCTGGTCATTGACTACGCCTACACGCACTCCGTGCTTGTCACGGCCGACAACGTGGAGAGCCTCCTGGCGGCTGCTGATCAGTTGAATATCCCAAGCATCATGGAGCACTGCAACAACTTCCTGCAGGACCAGCTCTGCCGTGACAACTGTGTTGGAATTTTTATAATCGCCGACGTCTACCACCTCAGCGAGCTGCGGGAGTCTGCATTCTTCTTCATGGTGAAGAATTTCAAACAAGTGGCCAGCTCCTCAGAGGAGTTCCTACAGCTCACTGTAGAGCACCTTAGTAGTCTTattgaaaaggatgagctgaacGTTAGCCAGGAGGAGGTGGTGTTTGACGCCATTCTCCGATGGATTGCGCATGAGCCTTCCAGCCGCAACTGCCACATTGCTGTgctgttgcccaag GTCCGGCTGGCTCGATTGAATGAAGAGTACTTAATGAAGACTGTGATTAAAAATGATCTTGTAAAGGCCAGTAAGGAGTGCAGGCGCATTGTTAGCGACGCCTTGAAGGCCGTGTATGACTTGGACATCACCGGTCCACCAGGGTCTGACTTTGAGAACCCGCTGACCCGGCCACGCCTGCCATCGGAAATTTTGttggccattggtggctggACTGAAAGCCCAGCCAGTCAAGTCACAGCTTATGACACCCGAGCCGATCGCTGGGCAGATGTGGCACTGGAGCACGAGAGCCCCCTCTCCTACCATGGGTCTGTTTATTTAGATGGATTTGTTTATTGCATTGGGGGGACTGACGGATTAGTCTGCTCCAACAGCGTGCGGAGGTTCAACCCCTTTACGCGGACATGGGACCAGGTGGCCCCAATGCAGACACGCCGCTGTTATGTGAGCGTGGCTGTGGCCGATGGCTATATTTACGCCTTTGGCGGCTTTGATGGCCTCACGCGCCTCAACACAGCAGAGAGGTACGACCCGGCATCAAATAGCTGGACCTTCATCCAGCCCATGCAGGAGCGGAGGAGCGACGCCAGTGCCACCACACTGCACGGCAAG ATATACGTCTGTGGTGGCTACAACGGTAATACGACCGTTCAAACCGCCGAGTGCTACGACCCGGTCACTGAGCAATGGACCACAATAGCCCCAATGAGAACTCCCCGGCATGGTGTTGGAGTAATTTCCTTCAAGGATAAAGTCTATGCA GTAGGGGGTACATTCCAGTACCGGCATTTAAGGAGCGTGGAGGCCTACGACCCGGTCACTAACCGCTGGCAAGCTGTGAAGCCCATGCATAACACGAGGAGTAATTTTGGTATTGAAGTGATCGATGACCTGCTGTTTGTCGTGGGCGGCTACACTGGGTCCAGAACCACGAAAGTGGAATGTTTTGATGCTGAGACAGGGACCTGGTACGCCGCCCAGGACATGTGCTGCTCCCGAAGCAGTCTAAGCTGCTGTGTAGTGCCTGCACTCCCCAGTATGGTGGAGTAA